A genomic window from Carassius auratus strain Wakin chromosome 19, ASM336829v1, whole genome shotgun sequence includes:
- the scin gene encoding scinderin: protein MGLHHKEFEQAGKRPGLQIWRIEKLELAPVPENLHGSFYIGDAYLVLHTVKQKDSCFYDLHYWLGKECTQDESTAAVIFTTQMDDYLGGKPVQYRELQGFESTNFTSYFKGGITYKAGGVASGFHHVVTNDLSARRLFHIKGRRTVRATEVPLAWASFNNGDCFIVDLGATIYQWCGSKCNKFERLKAAQVATGIRDNERNGRAQLEVIEEGHEPSAMTEVLGEKPEIPEGDDNEDVVADMSNRKMAKLYMVSDATGKMQVSLVSDENPFNQSDLLSEECFILDHGKSKMIFVWKGRNANPDERKEAMKTAEGFIKQMGYPANTQIQVLPEGGETPIFKQFFKTWKEKDQAEGLGRVYVTERIAKIKQEEFNASKLHESNHMAAQYNMVDNGTGKTQIWRVECGSTTGDTKVPVDPETYGQFYGGDCYIILYTYTRGEIIYTWQGSSSTIDELTASAFLTVELDRSLGGKAVQVRVTQGKEPPHLLSLFKEKPLIVYKNGTSRKGGQAPVPPTRLFQVRKNLGTITRICEVDAKALNLNSNDAYLLKLPEGDGYLWKGKGASEEEERGAKYMSEKLKCNAKPVTEGNEPEDFWEALGGKMEYQTSEMLESKSIPHPPRLFACSNKSGKFIIEEVPGEFNQDDLAEDDVMLLDVWEQVFVWIGKDANEVERTESVKSAKTYIETDPSGRDKETSVVVVKQGHEPPTFTGWFLGWDASRWDSDLMARAVQSLQV, encoded by the exons GTAAGGAATGTACCCAGGATGAAAGTACAGCGGCAGTCATCTTTACCACTCAGATGGACGACTACCTGGGAGGAAAACCGGTCCAGTACCGTGAACTCCAAGGTTTCGAGTCCACCAACTTCACCAGCTACTTCAAAGGCGGGATCACATATAAG GCCGGAGGTGTGGCATCAGGGTTTCATCACgtggtcaccaatgatcttagtGCCCGCCGACTCTTCCACATCAAGGGCAGGCGCACTGTCCGGGCCACAGAAGTGCCTCTCGCCTGGGCCAGTTTCAACAATGGTGACTGCTTCATAGTTGATCTGGGAGCG ACGATCTACCAGTGGTGTGGGTCTAAGTGCAACAAGTTTGAGCGCCTCAAAGCTGCACAGGTAGCTACTGGCATCCGAGACAACGAGAGGAACGGACGAGCCCAGCTGGAGGTTATAGAGGAAGGACATGAGCCTTCAGCAATGACTGAG GTTCTCGGTGAGAAGCCTGAAATCCCTGAAGGTGACGATAATGAGGATGTGGTTGCAGACATGTCAAACAGGAAAATGGCCAAACTTTACATG GTATCAGatgcaactgggaaaatgcaagtGTCGCTTGTGTCAGATGAAAATCCGTTTAACCAGAGTGACCTGTTGTCTGAGGAATGCTTCATTCTGGACCATGGAAAAAGCAAAATGATCTTCGTGTGGAAAG GCCGCAACGCAAATCCAGACGAAAGGAAGGAGGCCATGAAAACAGCTGAGGGCTTCATTAAGCAGATGGGATATCCTGCCAACACCCAG ATCCAGGTCCTTCCAGAGGGTGGAGAGACGCCCATCTTTAAGCAGTTTTTCAAAACCTGGAAAGAGAAGGACCAGGCTGAGGGTCTTGGCCGAGTGTATGTCACTGAGCGGATCGCCAAGATTAAGCAAGAAGAGTTTAATGCCTCCAAGCTGCACGAGTCTAATCACATGGCTGCTCAGTACAACATGGTTGACAATGGCACTGGAAAAACACAG ATTTGGAGGGTGGAGTGTGGTAGCACCACAGGTGATACCAAGGTTCCTGTTGACCCAGAGACATATGGCCAGTTCTATGGAGGGGACTGCTATATCATTTTATATACCTACACCAGAGGAGAAATCATTTACACCTG GCAAGGATCCAGCAGCACAATAGATGAACTGACAGCTTCAGCCTTTCTCACCGTTGAACTGGACCGTTCGCTGGGAGGAAAAGCTGTTCAG GTGCGAGTGACTCAAGGAAAGGAACCACCTCATTTGCTGAGCCTCTTCAAAGAAAAGCCTCTGATCGTGTACAAGAACGGGACTTCTAGAAAGGGAGGACAGGCACCCGTACCTCCAACCCGTCTCTTTCAAGTGCGCAAGAACCTGGGCACCATTACACGGATTTGTGAG GTAGATGCTAAAGCATTAAATTTGAACAGCAATGATGCCTACCTTCTGAAGTTACCCGAGGGGGATGGGTACTTGTGGAAGGGGAAGGGGGCCAGTGAGGAAGAGGAACGAGGGGCAAAGTACATGAGTGAGAAACTTAAGTGCAATGCCAAACCAGTTACTGAAGGAAACGAGCCAG AGGACTTCTGGGAAGCTCTGGGTGGAAAGATGGAGTATCAGACGTCTGAGATGTTGGAGAGCAAATCTATACCACATCCTCCCCGCCTGTTCGCCTGCTCCAACAAAAGTGGAAAGTTCATT ATTGAAGAAGTACCTGGTGAGTTTAACCAAGATGACCTGGCAGAGGATGACGTCATGTTACTGGATGTCTGGGAACAG GTGTTTGTGTGGATTGGAAAGGATGCCAATGAGGTGGAGAGGACTGAGTCTGTAAAATCTG CAAAGACCTACATTGAGACGGACCCATCAGGTCGGGACAAGGAGACATCTGTTGTGGTGGTAAAGCAGGGACACGAGCCCCCTACTTTCACCGGCTGGTTCCTGGGGTGGGATGCCTCTCGATGGGACAGTGACCTCATGGCAAGAGCAGTGCAATCACTGCAGGTTTAG